The bacterium genomic interval TCGGTTCCGCAGTTCTTCAGCGCTTGGCTTCTTGTACACCTTGGTTTCTCCTTGCTTCTCGGCGGCTCGGGTCGAGGCGGCCGGTCCCATATTGCCCGCCAGAACCAGCAGGCACGGCAGGAGAAGAAAGAAGAGATTCTTGGACTTGCTCGTGATTCTTCCAGCTGCCTTGCTCATGATGCCTCCACTCGAATTCGACTCGGATTCTTAAACCATCTCTCGGATCGGCATATTCCCGAAAGGCCGCTTTCGGCTGTCGTGACGTGATCCGCTGTCCCCCGAGCCGTACCCGATCTACAATACGCTGTTGGACGGCACTCAGATGATTACCGGCTACAACACGGACGTCCGCCACCGGGGAGTGGTGTTTCACGTCCAGACCGAAGACAAGGGGGTCAACAACCCCTGCATCGAGAGCCTCGTCTACGTCGGCGGCCAGATCCTGCATCGCCGCCGTTCCGAATACGCCCAGCTGCTCAAGGACGGCGGTGGCAAGGAGGCCATCCTGGAGCTGCTCGAGGCCCAGCATCGTGAGCTGATTGCCGAGATCAGAACCGGCAAGCTGGACTCGGACGCCGAGAGCAGGCTCGGCCCCCTGGCCGTTGCGGCGCCCGCGGTGCGAGAGCCATCGGGTGCCGGAGCCGGTGCGGGGCTGGCGGGAGCGGCTGGGGCCGGCGAAGGCGGCGCTCAGAGTCTCGATCAGGTCATTCTCGATTATCTCAACATGGAAGCGGAGCAGGAGTATCTGATTCTGGCGATGGACTCGATAGGCGAGCTGGCGCTCGGCAGCGAGGCCCGGCTGGCTTTTCACGCCAAGACCAGCGGTTTGAGCAGTCCGGTCGCCGACGCCGACATCGCGGTCAAGATCATCTCGACCGTGTCGGAGCCGGAGATTCTAGGCGCCGGCAGGACCAATGCCGAGGGCAATTTGAATCTGCGTATCGCCATCCCGGAGATAACCAAAGGCACCGCCGCCCTGATCATCACCGCCACCAGCGAGGTCGGTGCGGCGGAGATCAAGCACTTGATCTAGCCGCTGACGCGAGCCCGAATGGAAACCGCGAAGATCCGCGTCAACGGCGAGGAACGGCCTCTTGCGGAGAGCTCGACGATCGCGTCCTACCTGGAGGCGCTGGGCCTGGATCCGCGCGCCGTCGCCGTCGAGCACAACGGCGCGATCGTCCGCCGCCCCGCCTACGCCACGACTCCGCTCGGCGACGGCGACACGCTCGAGATCGTGCGCTTCGTCCAGGGCGGCTAGGAGAGGGCCGCCAACCGGGGCGCCGGGGGTTCACACGGCGCCGGATTGAGTTATAGTTACCGCCGCTCTGGGGGGCCGCTAGCTCAACTGGCAGAGCAGCAGACTCTTAATCTGCGGGTTCGGGGTTCGAGTCCCTGGCGGCTCACCAAGTAAA includes:
- the thiS gene encoding sulfur carrier protein ThiS, with amino-acid sequence METAKIRVNGEERPLAESSTIASYLEALGLDPRAVAVEHNGAIVRRPAYATTPLGDGDTLEIVRFVQGG